Sequence from the Candidatus Poribacteria bacterium genome:
TCTCTTTTAAGAAACTGAGTGCCTCGTCAAGAATCAATAAGAAGAAACCTCCGTAAATTATTATTACGGCTTCAAAACCAGACAGTCCGACACCGTTTGTGATTGATGCAATAACAACAAGCAGCATTAGGATATAAATAACGGCTTGTCTGAAAGTTCGCATGATGTCTCCTTGTTAAGTCAAATCAAGCACACTCCGTGCGACTTCACCTTTTGCCAAAGCCTCAAATGCATCGTTAATCCCTTCCAGGGGATAGGTGCGCGTGACGAGTTCGTCCAGTTTGAGTTGTCCGCCTTTATAGAGCGAGACCAAACGCGGGAAGTCCACATGTGGGCGCGCGGTTCCATACATCGAACCGATAACCATTTTCTCCGGCATCAGCATCCGTGCGTCGAATTCGACAGGGGTGTTCTCGGGTGCGTGTCCGACGAAAACCGTCAGACCTCTGCTCCGTGTGCAGAGAATCGCTTGCCGGAATGTTTCACCGATCAACCCGATTGCCTCAAACGCATAATGGACACCACGTCCATTCGTAATTTCCCTAATCTGTTCTACGGGGTCTGCTTTGGCGGCGTTAACGGTGTGGGTGGCACCGAACTGCCTACCGAGTTCAAGTTTGTTGTCGAGTACATCGACTGCGATAATCGGTTCGCCGCCAGAAAGGGCAGCACCTTGGATGCAATTGAGTCCGACCCCACCGCATCCGAAGACAGCGACTGAACTGCCGGGCGCGACTTGTGCTGTATTGATAGCCGCACCAACACCCGTCATTACGCCACACCCGATGAGCGCGGCTTGGGCAAACGGCATGTCCTTATCGATAGGAACAACTGCATCCTGTGGGACAAGCGTCTCAGTCCCGAACGTTCCTAATCCGGACATCTGGTCTATCTCTCGTCCACTCGATTTTATAGCCGGTTTGCCTGATCCGTCAGCGGGAAGCGCACACAAATTCGGATATCCTTTCTGACACATCTCACAGTATCCACAGTTCCGTTTCCATGAAAGGATAACATGATCGCCGACTTCCACTTGAGTTACATCGCTTCCGATCTCTTCTACAACACCAGCACCTTCATGTCCCAGGATAACAGGTAACCTGACGAAGGGCCAATCCCCCTTAACGACATGCCAATCGGAATGACAGACACCACTCGCTACCAATCGCACCCGTACCTGATTCGCACTTGGACGCGGTAGGTCAAACTCTTCAATTTTTAAATGCGTGTCGGTTTCGTATAATACTGCAGCTTTCATGGGGTTCCTCCGAAGTTTTATATGGCGAGATCCAATCTACTTTCGCTGAAAATAGAGGCTGTC
This genomic interval carries:
- a CDS encoding Zn-dependent alcohol dehydrogenase; this translates as MKAAVLYETDTHLKIEEFDLPRPSANQVRVRLVASGVCHSDWHVVKGDWPFVRLPVILGHEGAGVVEEIGSDVTQVEVGDHVILSWKRNCGYCEMCQKGYPNLCALPADGSGKPAIKSSGREIDQMSGLGTFGTETLVPQDAVVPIDKDMPFAQAALIGCGVMTGVGAAINTAQVAPGSSVAVFGCGGVGLNCIQGAALSGGEPIIAVDVLDNKLELGRQFGATHTVNAAKADPVEQIREITNGRGVHYAFEAIGLIGETFRQAILCTRSRGLTVFVGHAPENTPVEFDARMLMPEKMVIGSMYGTARPHVDFPRLVSLYKGGQLKLDELVTRTYPLEGINDAFEALAKGEVARSVLDLT